In one Chitinophaga sancti genomic region, the following are encoded:
- a CDS encoding LytR/AlgR family response regulator transcription factor, giving the protein MKKALIIDDERLARSELKKLLADHPEIVVVGEAVNAKDGLDKIETLHPDLLFLDIQMPDKTGFDLLAELEKAPQVIFTTAYDEHALKAFEYNALDYLLKPVEPKRLADAIHKLHQQEEKERQAEVGAIRTILSENDQVFVKDGDRCWFVKLQEIRLFESVGNYARVYFETNKPLILKSLNALEERLDERTFFRANRKHIVNLRMIEKIDTYFNGGLLLEMRGGEKIEVSRRQAVKFKEMMSL; this is encoded by the coding sequence GATGATGAACGACTAGCCAGAAGTGAGCTCAAAAAGCTGCTGGCAGACCATCCTGAAATTGTGGTGGTGGGAGAAGCGGTGAATGCAAAAGATGGTCTGGACAAGATTGAAACCCTGCATCCGGATCTCCTGTTCCTGGATATCCAGATGCCTGATAAGACTGGTTTTGACTTACTGGCTGAGCTGGAGAAGGCTCCTCAGGTTATTTTCACCACAGCATACGACGAACACGCGCTGAAAGCATTTGAGTATAATGCCCTGGACTACCTGCTGAAACCGGTGGAGCCTAAAAGGCTGGCAGATGCCATACACAAACTGCATCAGCAGGAAGAAAAGGAAAGACAGGCCGAAGTAGGCGCGATCAGGACAATTCTTTCAGAAAACGACCAGGTATTTGTAAAAGACGGAGACCGTTGCTGGTTTGTGAAGTTGCAGGAAATTCGCCTGTTTGAGAGTGTGGGGAACTATGCAAGGGTGTATTTTGAAACTAACAAACCATTGATTCTGAAATCATTGAATGCGCTGGAAGAGCGGTTGGATGAGCGGACTTTTTTCCGTGCAAACCGTAAGCACATTGTGAACCTGAGGATGATAGAGAAGATAGATACTTATTTCAATGGGGGTTTATTGCTGGAAATGAGAGGGGGTGAAAAGATTGAGGTGAGCCGGAGGCAGGCGGTTAAATTCAAGGAGATGATGAGTCTCTGA